A region from the Aegilops tauschii subsp. strangulata cultivar AL8/78 chromosome 5, Aet v6.0, whole genome shotgun sequence genome encodes:
- the LOC141022887 gene encoding uncharacterized protein — translation MLQIPSIKMHTLLIRFIIQEQVGEVTLGAVDVECIFNLENQGLSASDILTEEGEDIKERVPPQFLSKTSENIVIDNPIEDIIKSKATDDDFLRKVVLVLLRTIIAPMSSKIVPKQYYALVDDVKRISKINWNAFTMRVLRDCLRIVKKGKHLRQWPKGNLALLQYLYWEKVQPVKGECAYNPNLSIQPLMRNWTEGAATRRDQFDYDNGRGRGNVRIKNNITQEYRAQGPNIPNNAPIMKPKTKPANGNAKKSTTTPMSEDLMELLMKRCMDFIHTQMRQIPDQVAERLLEKLNKSGVMYKPAAAVPSADNDVDEELDSFENGPYEKKEFMYKDDIDSRGEPVIDMTQPDEVVPNHKTVPEKTPPKMNGHKEASPIRRNDECGATPENPWVVGTSTQAPSSDIDICPSSVSKFMAKANGKKGATIDKDEEVMSDKRKRTVPKKFESPYALDKPSRRPNRGQKPFGTSTATRALFSENHEPEVVAHELTPEIIDATVSFVDLAASTEKNKGKKVYYSEGRGISLTSERIRPVLTHRWLSDDVIDAYMGHLELRVGHDRYLCPAWRSKFLVDRAIARDDPLSWSCNMDSALSKAIAVNRLTKEYTVCDKTYIALNIDNAHWMTVVMHLIKQEFQVLDSLYPLDLTEKTVKALRMAIAHDMHLANLITPGKYPDVSKWPIKEYDMPQQEDGNSCGLFVTECLEHWDGDRMTRDFSQATVDTRRRRFVAELIMSPSNTMECVKNKIRKIARKRRT, via the exons ATGCTGCAGATACCATCTATTAAGATGCATACCCTACTGATCAGATTCATTATACAAGAGCAGGTTGGGGAGGTAACTCTCGGTGCGGTCGACGTCGAGTGCATCTTTAACCTCGAGAACCAAGGACTGTCCGCTTCGGACATTCTGACTGAAGAAGGCGAGGACATCAAGGAGCGGGTGCCGCCACAATTTCTCAGTAAGACATCAGAAAACATAGTGATAGATAATCCAATTGAGGACATAATTAAAAGTAAAGCCACCGACGACGATTTCCTTCGGAAAGTAGTCCTTGTCCTGTTAAGAACAATTATTGCTCCCATGTCGAGCAAGATTGTGCCAAAGCAGTACTACGCTTTGGTCGATGATGTGAAACGTATTTCAAAGATTAACTGGAATGCCTTCACCATGCGTGTTCTCCGTGATTGTCTTCGCATAGTGAAGAAAGGCAAACACCTCCGCCAATGGCCGAAAGGCAATTTGGCTCTCTTGCAG TACTTGTACTGGGAGAAGGTGCAACCGGTCAAAGGCGAATGCGCCTATAATCCCAACTTGTCCATACAACCTCTTATGAGGAACTGGACCGAAGGTGCAGCCACTAGGAGAGATCAGTTCGACTATGACAATGGGCGCGGCCGTGGTAACGTCAGG ATCAAAAATAATATCACCCAGGAGTATAGGGCTCAGGGGCCCAACATCCCAAATAATGCGCCTATCATGAAGCCAAAAACCAAGCCTGCAAATGGAAACGCAAAGAAGTCGACGACAACCCCAATGTCGGAAGATTTGATGGAGCTTCTAATGAAGCGGTGCATGGACTTCATACACACCCAGATGAGGCAAATCCCTGATCAAGTTGCTGAG AGGttgttggagaagttgaacaAATCAGGTGTCATGTACAAGCCGGCTGCTGCCGTGCCATCCGCGGACAATGATGTGGATGAAGAACTGGATTCGTTTGAGAACGGTCCATATGAAAAGAAGGAATTCATGTACAAGGATGACATAGACTCACGCGGAGAGCCTGTCATTGATATGACGCAGCCTGATGAAGTGGTTCCCAACCATAAAACCGTACCTGAG AAAACCCCACCGAAGATGAATGGACACAAGGAAGCTTCACCTATTAGGCGTAATGATGAATGTGGCGCTACACCAGAAAACCCTTGGGTCGTTGGTACTTCTACTCAAGCACCTTCATCGGACATAGACATTTGTCCATCTTCTGTCAGCAAGTTCATGGCTAAGGCGAATGGAAAAAAGGGTGCAACAATCGATAAGGATGAGGAAGTTATGTCCGATAAGCGCAAGAGGACCGTTCCtaagaaatttgaatcccccTACGCACTTGACAAGCCCAGCAGGCGTCCCAACCGTGGTCAGAAACCCTTCGGTACTTCTACTGCTACTAGAG CTCTGTTTTCTGAAAATCATGAGCCGGAGGTTGTGGCACATGAGTTGACGCCGGAAATAATTGATGCAACTGTTTCATTTGTCGACTTAGCTGCTAGCACCGAGAAAAATAAGGGGAAGAAAGTTTACTACAGTGAAGGGCGTGGCATATCTCTGACTTCCGAAAGGATTCGACCGGTACTAACTCACAGATGGCTGTCGGACGAT GTAATTGATGCTTATATGGGACATTTGGAGCTGCGCGTTGGTCATGATCGTTACCTCTGTCCAGCGTGGAGGTCCAAATTCCTTGTAGATCGTGCTATCGCACGAGACGATCCATTGTCGTGGAGCTGCAACATGGATAGTGCTCTGTCCAAAGCTATAGCAGTTAATAGACTCACGAAAGAGTATACTGTGTGTGATAAG ACGTATATCGCGTTGAATATCGACAATGCCCACTGGATGACCGTGGTCATGCACTTGATCAAGCAAGAATTCCAAGTTCTCGATTCGCTCTATCCTCTGGACCTGACAGAAAAGACTGTGAAAGCACTG CGAATGGCTATAGCACACGATATGCACCTAGCAAATCTTATTACACCAGGGAAATATCCGGACGTAAGTAAGTGGCCTATCAAGGAGTATGACATGCCCCAGCAAGAGGATGG GAACTCTTGTGGCCTTTTTGTCACGGAATGTCTAGAACATTGGGACGGGGACCGAATGACCCGCGATTTTTCACAG GCCACCGTTGACACAAGGAGAAGACGTTTCGTCGCGGAGTTGATTATGTCACCTTCGAACACGATGGAGTGTGTGAAGAACAAAATTCGCAAAATCGCAAGGAAAAGGCGCACCTGA